A genomic stretch from Eptesicus fuscus isolate TK198812 chromosome 15, DD_ASM_mEF_20220401, whole genome shotgun sequence includes:
- the FBXW2 gene encoding F-box/WD repeat-containing protein 2 isoform X4, protein MERKDFETWLDNISVTFLSLTDLQKNETLDHLISLSGAVQLRHLSNNLETLLKRDFLKLLPLELSFYLLKWLDPQTLLTCCLVSKQWNKVISACTEVWQIACKNLGWQIDDSVQDALHWKKVYLKAILRMKQLEDHEAFETSSLIGHSARVYALYYKDGLLCTGSDDLSAKLWDVSTGQCVYGIQTHTCAAVKFDEQKLVTGSFDNTVACWEWSSGARTQHFRGHTGAVFSVDYNDELDILVSGSADFTVKVWALSAGTCLNTLTGHTEWVTKVVLQKCKVKSLLHSPGDYILLSADKYEIKIWPIGREINCKCLKTLSVSEDRSICLQPRLHFDGKYIVCSSALGLYQWDFASYDILRVIKTPEIANLALLGFGDVFALLFDNRYLYIMDLRTESLISRWPLPEYRKSKRGSSFLAGEASWLNGLDGHNDTGLVFATSMPDHSIHLVLWKEHG, encoded by the exons ATGGAGAGAAAGGACTTTGAGACATGGCTTGATAACATTTCTGTTACATTTCTTTCTCTGACGGActtgcagaaaaatgaaactctGGATCACCTGATTAGTCTGAGTGGGGCAGTCCAGCTCAGGCACCTCTCTAATAACCTGGAGACTCTCCTCAAGCGGGACTTCCTCAAACTCCTGCCCTTGGAGCtcagtttttatttgttaaaatggcTCGATCCTCAGACTTTACTCACATGCTGCCTCGTCTCTAAACAGTGGAATAAGGTGATAAGTGCCTGTACAGAGGTGTGGCAGATTGCGTGTAAAAATTTGGGCTGGCAGATAGATGATTCTGTTCAGGACGCTTTGCACTGGAAGAAGGTTTATTTGAAGGCTATTTTGAGAATGAAGCAACTGGAGGACCATGAAGCCTTTGAAACCTCATCATTAATTGGACACAGTGCCAGAGTGTATGCACTTTATTACAAAGATGGACTTCTATGTACAG GGTCAGATGACTTGTCTGCAAAACTGTGGGATGTGAGCACAGGGCAGTGCGTTTATGGCATACAGACTCATACTTGTGCAGCAGTGAAGTTTGATGAGCAGAAACTTGTGACAGGCTCCTTTGACAACACTGTGGCCTGCTGGGAATGGAGTTCCGGAGCCAGGACCCAGCACTTTCGGGGGCACACAGGGGCTG TATTTAGTGTCGACTACAATGATGAACTTGATATCTTGGTGAGTGGCTCTGCAGACTTCACTGTGAAAGTATGGGCTTTATCTGCTGGGACATGCCTGAACACACTCACCGGGCACACGGAATGGGTTACCAAG GTGGTTTTGCAGAAGTGCAAAGTTAAGTCTCTCTTGCATAGCCCTGGAGACTACATCCTCTTAAGTGCAGACAAATATGAGATCAAG ATTTGGCCAATTGGGAGAGAAATCAACTGCAAGTGCTTAAAGACACTGTCTGTCTCTGAGGATAGAAGTATCTGCCTGCAGCCAAGACTTCATTTTGATGGCAAATACATCGTCTGTAGTTCAGCACTGGGCCTCTACCAATGGGACTTTGCCAGTTATGATATTCTCAG AGTTATCAAGACTCCCGAGATAGCAAACTTGGCCTTGCTTGGTTTTGGAGATGTCTTTGCCCTGCTGTTTGACAACCGCTACCTATATATCATGGACTTGCGGACAGAGAGCCTGATTAGCCGCTGGCCCCTGCCAGAGTACAGGAAGTCAAAGAGAGGCTCAAGCTTCCTGGCAGGCGAAGCTTCCTGGCTGAATGGACTGGATGGGCACAATGACACGGGCTTGGTCTTTGCCACCAGCATGCCTGATCACAGTATTCACCTGGTGTTGTGGAAGGAGCACGGCTGA
- the FBXW2 gene encoding F-box/WD repeat-containing protein 2 isoform X5: MKQLEDHEAFETSSLIGHSARVYALYYKDGLLCTGSDDLSAKLWDVSTGQCVYGIQTHTCAAVKFDEQKLVTGSFDNTVACWEWSSGARTQHFRGHTGAVFSVDYNDELDILVSGSADFTVKVWALSAGTCLNTLTGHTEWVTKVVLQKCKVKSLLHSPGDYILLSADKYEIKIWPIGREINCKCLKTLSVSEDRSICLQPRLHFDGKYIVCSSALGLYQWDFASYDILRVIKTPEIANLALLGFGDVFALLFDNRYLYIMDLRTESLISRWPLPEYRKSKRGSSFLAGEASWLNGLDGHNDTGLVFATSMPDHSIHLVLWKEHG, translated from the exons ATGAAGCAACTGGAGGACCATGAAGCCTTTGAAACCTCATCATTAATTGGACACAGTGCCAGAGTGTATGCACTTTATTACAAAGATGGACTTCTATGTACAG GGTCAGATGACTTGTCTGCAAAACTGTGGGATGTGAGCACAGGGCAGTGCGTTTATGGCATACAGACTCATACTTGTGCAGCAGTGAAGTTTGATGAGCAGAAACTTGTGACAGGCTCCTTTGACAACACTGTGGCCTGCTGGGAATGGAGTTCCGGAGCCAGGACCCAGCACTTTCGGGGGCACACAGGGGCTG TATTTAGTGTCGACTACAATGATGAACTTGATATCTTGGTGAGTGGCTCTGCAGACTTCACTGTGAAAGTATGGGCTTTATCTGCTGGGACATGCCTGAACACACTCACCGGGCACACGGAATGGGTTACCAAG GTGGTTTTGCAGAAGTGCAAAGTTAAGTCTCTCTTGCATAGCCCTGGAGACTACATCCTCTTAAGTGCAGACAAATATGAGATCAAG ATTTGGCCAATTGGGAGAGAAATCAACTGCAAGTGCTTAAAGACACTGTCTGTCTCTGAGGATAGAAGTATCTGCCTGCAGCCAAGACTTCATTTTGATGGCAAATACATCGTCTGTAGTTCAGCACTGGGCCTCTACCAATGGGACTTTGCCAGTTATGATATTCTCAG AGTTATCAAGACTCCCGAGATAGCAAACTTGGCCTTGCTTGGTTTTGGAGATGTCTTTGCCCTGCTGTTTGACAACCGCTACCTATATATCATGGACTTGCGGACAGAGAGCCTGATTAGCCGCTGGCCCCTGCCAGAGTACAGGAAGTCAAAGAGAGGCTCAAGCTTCCTGGCAGGCGAAGCTTCCTGGCTGAATGGACTGGATGGGCACAATGACACGGGCTTGGTCTTTGCCACCAGCATGCCTGATCACAGTATTCACCTGGTGTTGTGGAAGGAGCACGGCTGA
- the FBXW2 gene encoding F-box/WD repeat-containing protein 2 isoform X1 produces METGKFFHNLMERKDFETWLDNISVTFLSLTDLQKNETLDHLISLSGAVQLRHLSNNLETLLKRDFLKLLPLELSFYLLKWLDPQTLLTCCLVSKQWNKVISACTEVWQIACKNLGWQIDDSVQDALHWKKVYLKAILRMKQLEDHEAFETSSLIGHSARVYALYYKDGLLCTGSDDLSAKLWDVSTGQCVYGIQTHTCAAVKFDEQKLVTGSFDNTVACWEWSSGARTQHFRGHTGAVFSVDYNDELDILVSGSADFTVKVWALSAGTCLNTLTGHTEWVTKVVLQKCKVKSLLHSPGDYILLSADKYEIKIWPIGREINCKCLKTLSVSEDRSICLQPRLHFDGKYIVCSSALGLYQWDFASYDILRVIKTPEIANLALLGFGDVFALLFDNRYLYIMDLRTESLISRWPLPEYRKSKRGSSFLAGEASWLNGLDGHNDTGLVFATSMPDHSIHLVLWKEHG; encoded by the exons ATGGAAACAG GTAAATTTTTCCATAACCTTATGGAGAGAAAGGACTTTGAGACATGGCTTGATAACATTTCTGTTACATTTCTTTCTCTGACGGActtgcagaaaaatgaaactctGGATCACCTGATTAGTCTGAGTGGGGCAGTCCAGCTCAGGCACCTCTCTAATAACCTGGAGACTCTCCTCAAGCGGGACTTCCTCAAACTCCTGCCCTTGGAGCtcagtttttatttgttaaaatggcTCGATCCTCAGACTTTACTCACATGCTGCCTCGTCTCTAAACAGTGGAATAAGGTGATAAGTGCCTGTACAGAGGTGTGGCAGATTGCGTGTAAAAATTTGGGCTGGCAGATAGATGATTCTGTTCAGGACGCTTTGCACTGGAAGAAGGTTTATTTGAAGGCTATTTTGAGAATGAAGCAACTGGAGGACCATGAAGCCTTTGAAACCTCATCATTAATTGGACACAGTGCCAGAGTGTATGCACTTTATTACAAAGATGGACTTCTATGTACAG GGTCAGATGACTTGTCTGCAAAACTGTGGGATGTGAGCACAGGGCAGTGCGTTTATGGCATACAGACTCATACTTGTGCAGCAGTGAAGTTTGATGAGCAGAAACTTGTGACAGGCTCCTTTGACAACACTGTGGCCTGCTGGGAATGGAGTTCCGGAGCCAGGACCCAGCACTTTCGGGGGCACACAGGGGCTG TATTTAGTGTCGACTACAATGATGAACTTGATATCTTGGTGAGTGGCTCTGCAGACTTCACTGTGAAAGTATGGGCTTTATCTGCTGGGACATGCCTGAACACACTCACCGGGCACACGGAATGGGTTACCAAG GTGGTTTTGCAGAAGTGCAAAGTTAAGTCTCTCTTGCATAGCCCTGGAGACTACATCCTCTTAAGTGCAGACAAATATGAGATCAAG ATTTGGCCAATTGGGAGAGAAATCAACTGCAAGTGCTTAAAGACACTGTCTGTCTCTGAGGATAGAAGTATCTGCCTGCAGCCAAGACTTCATTTTGATGGCAAATACATCGTCTGTAGTTCAGCACTGGGCCTCTACCAATGGGACTTTGCCAGTTATGATATTCTCAG AGTTATCAAGACTCCCGAGATAGCAAACTTGGCCTTGCTTGGTTTTGGAGATGTCTTTGCCCTGCTGTTTGACAACCGCTACCTATATATCATGGACTTGCGGACAGAGAGCCTGATTAGCCGCTGGCCCCTGCCAGAGTACAGGAAGTCAAAGAGAGGCTCAAGCTTCCTGGCAGGCGAAGCTTCCTGGCTGAATGGACTGGATGGGCACAATGACACGGGCTTGGTCTTTGCCACCAGCATGCCTGATCACAGTATTCACCTGGTGTTGTGGAAGGAGCACGGCTGA
- the FBXW2 gene encoding F-box/WD repeat-containing protein 2 isoform X3, with product METGKFFHNLMERKDFETWLDNISVTFLSLTDLQKNETLDHLISLSGAVQLRHLSNNLETLLKRDFLKLLPLELSFYLLKWLDPQTLLTCCLVSKQWNKVISACTEVWQIACKNLGWQIDDSVQDALHWKKVYLKAILRMKQLEDHEAFETSSLIGHSARVYALYYKDGLLCTGSDDLSAKLWDVSTGQCVYGIQTHTCAAVKFDEQKLVTGSFDNTVACWEWSSGARTQHFRGHTGAVFSVDYNDELDILVSGSADFTVKVWALSAGTCLNTLTGHTEWVTKIWPIGREINCKCLKTLSVSEDRSICLQPRLHFDGKYIVCSSALGLYQWDFASYDILRVIKTPEIANLALLGFGDVFALLFDNRYLYIMDLRTESLISRWPLPEYRKSKRGSSFLAGEASWLNGLDGHNDTGLVFATSMPDHSIHLVLWKEHG from the exons ATGGAAACAG GTAAATTTTTCCATAACCTTATGGAGAGAAAGGACTTTGAGACATGGCTTGATAACATTTCTGTTACATTTCTTTCTCTGACGGActtgcagaaaaatgaaactctGGATCACCTGATTAGTCTGAGTGGGGCAGTCCAGCTCAGGCACCTCTCTAATAACCTGGAGACTCTCCTCAAGCGGGACTTCCTCAAACTCCTGCCCTTGGAGCtcagtttttatttgttaaaatggcTCGATCCTCAGACTTTACTCACATGCTGCCTCGTCTCTAAACAGTGGAATAAGGTGATAAGTGCCTGTACAGAGGTGTGGCAGATTGCGTGTAAAAATTTGGGCTGGCAGATAGATGATTCTGTTCAGGACGCTTTGCACTGGAAGAAGGTTTATTTGAAGGCTATTTTGAGAATGAAGCAACTGGAGGACCATGAAGCCTTTGAAACCTCATCATTAATTGGACACAGTGCCAGAGTGTATGCACTTTATTACAAAGATGGACTTCTATGTACAG GGTCAGATGACTTGTCTGCAAAACTGTGGGATGTGAGCACAGGGCAGTGCGTTTATGGCATACAGACTCATACTTGTGCAGCAGTGAAGTTTGATGAGCAGAAACTTGTGACAGGCTCCTTTGACAACACTGTGGCCTGCTGGGAATGGAGTTCCGGAGCCAGGACCCAGCACTTTCGGGGGCACACAGGGGCTG TATTTAGTGTCGACTACAATGATGAACTTGATATCTTGGTGAGTGGCTCTGCAGACTTCACTGTGAAAGTATGGGCTTTATCTGCTGGGACATGCCTGAACACACTCACCGGGCACACGGAATGGGTTACCAAG ATTTGGCCAATTGGGAGAGAAATCAACTGCAAGTGCTTAAAGACACTGTCTGTCTCTGAGGATAGAAGTATCTGCCTGCAGCCAAGACTTCATTTTGATGGCAAATACATCGTCTGTAGTTCAGCACTGGGCCTCTACCAATGGGACTTTGCCAGTTATGATATTCTCAG AGTTATCAAGACTCCCGAGATAGCAAACTTGGCCTTGCTTGGTTTTGGAGATGTCTTTGCCCTGCTGTTTGACAACCGCTACCTATATATCATGGACTTGCGGACAGAGAGCCTGATTAGCCGCTGGCCCCTGCCAGAGTACAGGAAGTCAAAGAGAGGCTCAAGCTTCCTGGCAGGCGAAGCTTCCTGGCTGAATGGACTGGATGGGCACAATGACACGGGCTTGGTCTTTGCCACCAGCATGCCTGATCACAGTATTCACCTGGTGTTGTGGAAGGAGCACGGCTGA
- the FBXW2 gene encoding F-box/WD repeat-containing protein 2 isoform X2 gives MKCKRCTNVRDCAIVVGMPWKQKNETLDHLISLSGAVQLRHLSNNLETLLKRDFLKLLPLELSFYLLKWLDPQTLLTCCLVSKQWNKVISACTEVWQIACKNLGWQIDDSVQDALHWKKVYLKAILRMKQLEDHEAFETSSLIGHSARVYALYYKDGLLCTGSDDLSAKLWDVSTGQCVYGIQTHTCAAVKFDEQKLVTGSFDNTVACWEWSSGARTQHFRGHTGAVFSVDYNDELDILVSGSADFTVKVWALSAGTCLNTLTGHTEWVTKVVLQKCKVKSLLHSPGDYILLSADKYEIKIWPIGREINCKCLKTLSVSEDRSICLQPRLHFDGKYIVCSSALGLYQWDFASYDILRVIKTPEIANLALLGFGDVFALLFDNRYLYIMDLRTESLISRWPLPEYRKSKRGSSFLAGEASWLNGLDGHNDTGLVFATSMPDHSIHLVLWKEHG, from the exons ATGAAGTGCAAGCGCTGTACTAACGTGAGGGACTGCGCCATAGTTGTGGGTATGCCATGGAAACAG aaaaatgaaactctGGATCACCTGATTAGTCTGAGTGGGGCAGTCCAGCTCAGGCACCTCTCTAATAACCTGGAGACTCTCCTCAAGCGGGACTTCCTCAAACTCCTGCCCTTGGAGCtcagtttttatttgttaaaatggcTCGATCCTCAGACTTTACTCACATGCTGCCTCGTCTCTAAACAGTGGAATAAGGTGATAAGTGCCTGTACAGAGGTGTGGCAGATTGCGTGTAAAAATTTGGGCTGGCAGATAGATGATTCTGTTCAGGACGCTTTGCACTGGAAGAAGGTTTATTTGAAGGCTATTTTGAGAATGAAGCAACTGGAGGACCATGAAGCCTTTGAAACCTCATCATTAATTGGACACAGTGCCAGAGTGTATGCACTTTATTACAAAGATGGACTTCTATGTACAG GGTCAGATGACTTGTCTGCAAAACTGTGGGATGTGAGCACAGGGCAGTGCGTTTATGGCATACAGACTCATACTTGTGCAGCAGTGAAGTTTGATGAGCAGAAACTTGTGACAGGCTCCTTTGACAACACTGTGGCCTGCTGGGAATGGAGTTCCGGAGCCAGGACCCAGCACTTTCGGGGGCACACAGGGGCTG TATTTAGTGTCGACTACAATGATGAACTTGATATCTTGGTGAGTGGCTCTGCAGACTTCACTGTGAAAGTATGGGCTTTATCTGCTGGGACATGCCTGAACACACTCACCGGGCACACGGAATGGGTTACCAAG GTGGTTTTGCAGAAGTGCAAAGTTAAGTCTCTCTTGCATAGCCCTGGAGACTACATCCTCTTAAGTGCAGACAAATATGAGATCAAG ATTTGGCCAATTGGGAGAGAAATCAACTGCAAGTGCTTAAAGACACTGTCTGTCTCTGAGGATAGAAGTATCTGCCTGCAGCCAAGACTTCATTTTGATGGCAAATACATCGTCTGTAGTTCAGCACTGGGCCTCTACCAATGGGACTTTGCCAGTTATGATATTCTCAG AGTTATCAAGACTCCCGAGATAGCAAACTTGGCCTTGCTTGGTTTTGGAGATGTCTTTGCCCTGCTGTTTGACAACCGCTACCTATATATCATGGACTTGCGGACAGAGAGCCTGATTAGCCGCTGGCCCCTGCCAGAGTACAGGAAGTCAAAGAGAGGCTCAAGCTTCCTGGCAGGCGAAGCTTCCTGGCTGAATGGACTGGATGGGCACAATGACACGGGCTTGGTCTTTGCCACCAGCATGCCTGATCACAGTATTCACCTGGTGTTGTGGAAGGAGCACGGCTGA